The Egibacteraceae bacterium nucleotide sequence GATGAGCCCGCTGGCGCACATCCTGCTCGAGCGCGGCCACCCGGTCAGCGGCAGCGACCTGCGCGGCGGTCGGGCGTGCACCGCCCTGTCCGCCATGGGAGCCGCCATCGCCGTGGGCCACGCGGCGCACCAGGTCGAGGGCGCCGACCTGGTGGCGGTGTCGGCAGCGGTGCCCCCGGACAACCCCGAGCTGGTCAGGGCCGGGGAGCTCGGTCTGCCGGTGCTGCGCCGCACCGAGCTGCTCGACGCGTTGATGGTCGGCAGGCGACGGGTGCTGATCGCCGGCACGCACGGCAAGACGACGACCACGGCCATGACGACCGTGTGTCTGCAGATGGCCGGTCTGGACCCGTCGTTCGCCATCGGTGGGACACTGGCGGAAGCGGGGACGAGCGCGCATCACGGCACCGGTGCGGCCTTCGTGGCCGAGGCGGACGAGGCGTATGGCTCCTTTGCCTGGCTCACGGGGGACGCCGTGGTCGTCACCAACGTCGAGCTCGACCACCACGACCACTACCCCGACCTGCAGGCCGTGCGACGGGCGTTCCTGCACTTCCTCGACCGCCGCCCTCCGGCCTCCGACGGCGGCCGCACCGGTCCGGTGATCCTCTGCCTGGACGACCCGGGCTCGGCAGACCTGCAGGGCGCGGTCGCCGGTCCGGTCTCGACCTACGGCGAGCACCCCGACGCGGACCTGCACATCACCGACGTGGTCCTGGATCCAGACGAGTCGCGCTTCCACCTCGTCGATGCGGGCCAGGACCTCGGCGAGTTCCGCCTGCGCCTGCCCGGCCGGCACAACGTCGCCAATGCCGCGGGCGCCGCCGCAGCGGCGCGTTGGGCGGGAGCCTCCCCCGATGCCGTCCGCGCCGCGCTCGCGGCGTTCGGGGGCGCGCAACGGCGCTTCCAGCGGCTGGGGACGGCCGGGGGCGTCACGGTCATCGACGACTACGGCCACCACCCGACCGAGCTGCTCGCCACGCTCTCGGCCGCACGGCAGACCGCGGGCACGGGACGGATCGTGGCCGTCTTCCAACCGCACCGGTACTCGCGGACGGCGGCCCTCGGCCAGGAGCTCGGCGCGGCCCTGGTCGGTGCCGACGCGGCCCTGGTCACCGAGGTCTACGCCGCCGGGGAGGCGCCGGTTCCCGGGATCACCGGTGCCCTGGTGGCGGACGCTGCCGCCGCCGCCGGTGTCGATGTCGCATTCGTGCCGGCCGGCACGGACCTCGCAGACCGGGTGGTCGCACTGGTGTCCCCCGGCGACGTGGTCGTCACCCTCGGCGCAGGCGACATCACCGAGCTCGGCCCCGTGCTCCTCCGCCGCCTGGAGGGCCACCGTGGCTGAGGAGGTGGCAGCACCGGACCGGCAGCTGGTCCGCTCACTGGAGGTGCAGGTCGCCGGGGATGTGCTGCCAGCCGAGCCGCTGTCCGACCACACCACCATCAAGGTCGGCGGCCCTGCTGCCGCGTTCGTGCGCGCCGAGACGGTCGCTGACCTTGTCGGGGTCGCCGAGGTGTGCGCAGCCCTCGACCGGCCGTTCCTCATCCTCGGCCGGGGCAGCAACCTGGTCGTCGCCGACCGCGGCTGGCCGGGCGTGGCGGTCACCCTCGGCCGGGGCTTTCGCGGCGTCGAGGTGGACGGCACGACCGTCGTGGCGGGCGGAGCCGAGCGCATGCCCGTCCTGGCCGCAAGGCTCGCCCGCGCCGGGCTGGGGGGGTTGGCGTTCGGTGTCGCGATCCCGGGCAGCCTCGGAGGCGCGGTGCGGATGAACGCCGGTGCCCACGGTGGGGAGATGGCTGACGTGCTGGCGTGGGCGGACGTGGTCCGCCTCTCGTCCGGCGGCGGTGTCCAGCGGCTGCCGGCCGCCGAGCTCGGGCTGCGGTACCGGCAGACCGACCTGCCCGGCGACGCGGTCGTGATCCGGGCCGGGCTGGTCCT carries:
- the murB gene encoding UDP-N-acetylmuramate dehydrogenase; the encoded protein is MAEEVAAPDRQLVRSLEVQVAGDVLPAEPLSDHTTIKVGGPAAAFVRAETVADLVGVAEVCAALDRPFLILGRGSNLVVADRGWPGVAVTLGRGFRGVEVDGTTVVAGGAERMPVLAARLARAGLGGLAFGVAIPGSLGGAVRMNAGAHGGEMADVLAWADVVRLSSGGGVQRLPAAELGLRYRQTDLPGDAVVIRAGLVLTPTDAETLREEMAEMKQWRRRSQPVNTPSCGSVFANPEGDSAGRLIEASGMKGYRCGGARVSPVHANFITVEPGATAADVHAVLTTVRSTVAEQQGVDLRTEVVLIGFEGPATAGGRGEER
- the murC gene encoding UDP-N-acetylmuramate--L-alanine ligase — protein: MTTETLQPGRHVHLIGIGGAGMSPLAHILLERGHPVSGSDLRGGRACTALSAMGAAIAVGHAAHQVEGADLVAVSAAVPPDNPELVRAGELGLPVLRRTELLDALMVGRRRVLIAGTHGKTTTTAMTTVCLQMAGLDPSFAIGGTLAEAGTSAHHGTGAAFVAEADEAYGSFAWLTGDAVVVTNVELDHHDHYPDLQAVRRAFLHFLDRRPPASDGGRTGPVILCLDDPGSADLQGAVAGPVSTYGEHPDADLHITDVVLDPDESRFHLVDAGQDLGEFRLRLPGRHNVANAAGAAAAARWAGASPDAVRAALAAFGGAQRRFQRLGTAGGVTVIDDYGHHPTELLATLSAARQTAGTGRIVAVFQPHRYSRTAALGQELGAALVGADAALVTEVYAAGEAPVPGITGALVADAAAAAGVDVAFVPAGTDLADRVVALVSPGDVVVTLGAGDITELGPVLLRRLEGHRG